Sequence from the Kineosporia succinea genome:
CGTCGACCGGCCCTCTTCGGGGAGGTTCAGCGGGAGGCGAGCACCGCGTCCCTCATCTCCGTCTCGGTGAGGGGCAGGGGGTTGGCCTGGGTGGAGGATGCGGCGAGGGCGCCCTGAACGAGCTCGTCGACGTGCCCGTCGGTCAGCCCGAGATCGGCGAGACGGGGGATCCGGAGGGTCCGGGTCAAGGTGGTGAGGGCCTGGATCGCCTCGGTGGCCGTGGCGGTGGGGTCGCCGGTGACGAGGGGGCCGAGGGCGTCGAGCCGCTGCTGGGCCTGCGGGTTCGGGTCGCGCCGGAGGGCCTTGAGGTCGGCCTCGAGCACAGCGGGCAGGAAGGCGGCGCAGAGGGCGCCGTGTGGGGCGCCGAGCATGCCGCCCGCGACGCCGGCCAGGCCGTGCACCGCGCCCAGACCGGAGTTGGCCAGGCAGATGCCGCCGAGCAGGCTCGCCAGGGCCAGGTTCTCGCGGGTCTCGGCCTGGGTGGTGTCGGCTCCGGGAAGGGCTTTGAGGGATGCGGCGAGGCCTTGTCGGGCGAGGGCGTCGGTGACGGGGTTCGCGCGGCAGGAGATGAGGGGCTCGACGAGCTGGACGAGGGCGTCGAGGGCGCCGTGGACGAGAGGGGTGCGCGGGAGGCCCTGGAGCAGGTCGGGGTCGACGATGGCGACGCGGGCGAGCAGGTGGGGGCTGCGGAGGCTGACCTTGACCCGGCCGGCGGTGAGGACGGCGTTCCTGGTGACCTCGGAGCCGGTGCCGGCGGTGGTGGGGACGGCGATCCAGGGCAGGACCGGGTTCTGGAGCGCGCGGCCCTTCCCGACGACCTCCAGGTGGTCGAGGGGGTCGCCGTTGTCGACGAGGGCGGCGGCGGCCTTGGCGGTGTCGAGCACGGATCCGCCGCCCACCCCGAGCACGACGCGAGCCCGGGCGCCCCGGGCGGTGCGGACCACGTCCGTGATCGCCTCGACCGTGGGCTCACCCACGGCACGGGCCGTGACCACGGTGACCCCGGCGTCCTCGAGCCCCTGGCGCAGGGGGCCGGCGTGCCGGTCGGACGAGCCCGTGACCAGCAGGACGGTGCCCCCACCGGCGATCCGTGCGGTCACGTCGACCGCTTCGGCCCGGCGGCCGGCGCCGAAGCGGATGTCGCTGGGCATCGTGAGGGCGAAAGAGTGCGGGGCCATGCTCACACGCTATCCAGCGGGCCGGGGGGAGATGGCGGTGGCCGGTTCGGTGGGTTCGGCGGGTTCGGCTGGTTCGGTGGGTTCGGCGGTGGGTTCGGGGCGACGGCCGAGGACCTGGGCGAGGAGGACGACGAGCGCCCCGGCGACGGGGACCACGAGCAGCCCGGCGCGCAGTCCGTGGGCGTCGGCGACCAGGCCGACCACCGGAGGGGACAGCAGGAAGCCCAGGCGCATGAGCCAGGAGACGAGGGTGAGACCGGTGCCGTGGCGCAGGCCGGGCAGGATGTCGGCCTCGTGCATCGCGGCGGGGACCAGGGTGGCGACGCCGAGCCCGGCCGCGGCGAAGCCCGCGATGGTGCCGGGGACCGACGGAAAGGCCAGTGCCAGTGCCATTCCGGTGGCGGCGACGGCGCCTCCGGCGCGGGCCACGGTGCGCCG
This genomic interval carries:
- a CDS encoding iron-containing alcohol dehydrogenase, encoding MAPHSFALTMPSDIRFGAGRRAEAVDVTARIAGGGTVLLVTGSSDRHAGPLRQGLEDAGVTVVTARAVGEPTVEAITDVVRTARGARARVVLGVGGGSVLDTAKAAAALVDNGDPLDHLEVVGKGRALQNPVLPWIAVPTTAGTGSEVTRNAVLTAGRVKVSLRSPHLLARVAIVDPDLLQGLPRTPLVHGALDALVQLVEPLISCRANPVTDALARQGLAASLKALPGADTTQAETRENLALASLLGGICLANSGLGAVHGLAGVAGGMLGAPHGALCAAFLPAVLEADLKALRRDPNPQAQQRLDALGPLVTGDPTATATEAIQALTTLTRTLRIPRLADLGLTDGHVDELVQGALAASSTQANPLPLTETEMRDAVLASR